From the genome of Marasmius oreades isolate 03SP1 chromosome 1, whole genome shotgun sequence:
TTGATTTTTTCTTGGGATATCTTGTGAAAATGGGTCGTTGAGGGGTAACTTGAAATATAGATCAACGTACCTCAACTTTGTGCTTCATATCCTCCAGATATTCCCGTAATGCCCCATTGTCCTGAAACGTCTCCAATGGTGTAAATTCCTTGAGGACAGCATCTGCTGCCAGCTTCTCGACCTGAAGCCGCTTAAAAGAGGTAGACACGTCTTTCGAAGAACATATATCAAATGTTGAATGCGTTCAAGAGCGATACGCACCTGTGAATCGCCTCTCTACGAGTTGCAAACtctcttgcaattcttccacaGTCGGAGTAGAACTTGATGGATGGGCATGTTCGGGGTCGATAAATTCTTCGTTATTAGTGTTGGATGCTGGGGCGAGAGAGGCTTTGTCTATTGAGTCGTTATCCGGCAATTTGGGTGTCTCTTCTGCATTTTCAATGCTTGTGGTGTCGACTCGCGATAACGAACTGTATTCTGTGGGACCATCTCCTTCAGAATTGGAGACGGATACTTCGGCGGCAGAGGGCTTATCTTCATCCTTCGCTTTAGAATCAGTGGCAACTGTTGCCGTCGGTTGTAAAGACGTGAGTTCACCAACGGAGTGAGTGATCGCCGCAGAGGTATTCGGAGGCGATGTAGGGCGAGAGTCCGGTAAAGGTGTCGATGTGGGAGAAAGCGGATGGTCCTTTATAGTCCCAGGCAGATTGGGTGACGGAGACGCTCGGGTAGATGGGTCAGGAGTTGTTCCAGTAGATGCCTCCCCAATTGTGAAAGCTACCGCTCTCAAACGTTCTTCTAATGTAGACTTTTTGGGTGCATTGGCTTTCAACGGGCTAGTAGAACGCTGGCTGTTGGCAGTGAATGACCTTCGCAAATTCGAGAGTGCAGTTTCTGTTAATTGACTTGATGTTGGCCTTTCCTCTGCAGGGCCGGAATCTCCGTCTATGCTACTGCGCGTAGGAGGCGCGAACGTCTCGACAGCATGTCGAAACTGCGAGAACATACGACGTTGGACTGATTCTAGTGAACAGACGTGAGCAGAAACTGACAGTGAGAGGGTGGCCGCTGCTCTCGGCCCGGTGCTGGCCCATTCTCACTGGAACTGAAATCCACAAACTTAGTCAAGTGTGCTAAAATACATACTTCTAAACAAGAACTGAAAAGCTACGTCAAGAAGAATCGGCTTGTTTTCCTTTCTCATTATTCGTTCCATTGGGTAACGCAGGATCCATGGTCGGGGTGGACATGGTAGGCGTATTGCTTAGTTGCCATGCGGGTATTGAAGGTCGACCAATCAATGGCGCCGGTGAAGGGACGTTGGAAATACTGGGACCTCGGCTCATAAGAAGAGCCTTCAAGGACTTGAGCTCTTGTTGTAACTCAGCCATAGATTGCCCATGGCTTTCCTTATTTTTCTCCATCATCTGGCAGCAAGAATCAACGAAATGGGAGTGGACAACGTTCCTTCAGAAGCTCACTTTCGGCAACATCTCCCGTATGGTGTCTATTTCATCTCGAATTTCTCGCATCTCGTTGCGAGTCGTGCTTTCAGCTTGACGCATTTCGGTGACGACGGCCTCAACATCACGAACGGTTTTGTCGACTCTCTCTTTTTGCTCGTCGACAGCGCTGCGAATAGCTGTGGTCTCGGCTTGAATCTCCTTCAATAGGGCTTCGGCTGCGTCGAACTGTGCTGTGAGAGCATCCCGATCTTCCTCGTACACCGTCGCAGTTGGAGGTTGTAAATGGGGCAACAAGAATTTCTAGCCCAGGAACATTAGTACCGAATGCTCCGGCAGCTCGTGAAGGGAATTGACCTTGAATAGTGATACAGCACCATAAGCTAAGGTTCCCGAAACGACAGCACCAATCTGTTGCCGGAACGAATCAGAGGAAGACATACAAATGATACATTTTAGAGACGAACGAAGTAATCGCGCCAGTCCCACTGTGAGGCAGGATATGGATAGCCAAAACCTGGATGGGCTGCGGCCGTCTGGTTGGTGGCAGCTTGTCGAATAGCGAGGTCAATCTCAGGCGGAGTTAGACCTTTTGCTTCGAGAAATTGTATTCTCTGAGTCAAAGGCGATGCTTGGGACTACTAAAGGTTTTAGATACTTGAGTTGGGTGAAAGATGAAACTTACTTTTGGGTCTGAGAGGAAAGCGACAGCATTGCGAATGAGTTCTTCACGGTTGGACATGTTAGTGAGCGGTTGAGCCTCCCGGCAGCCTAGCCGGAAACAGCCGATGACTTCCGTTCGAAAAAAATTTGGACCGACGCGTGGGTCCAGCTCAATCCTTCACTTCCATCTACGTGCACAATGCTACGCGTAGCTGCCTGCAAGGCTCTGCCTCGCAGCTTCGCATCTTTCCCTCGTTCGTTCTCTACTGCTGTCTCCGTTCTCTTCTGAGTACTGAACATTCTACAACAGTTCTCTCATCCTCTTTTTCTAGGTTTTCATCACCTCTTACTATCGGTACGTGTCTGTTCTCCGtgttttctcttctcttaTCTTGTGATAAACAGCCGCGCACAGAGGATAtgcttccttcaaccgtGAAAAGCCTCATATGAATATAGGCACCATAGGTAAGAACGCTGTTGTTAATGTCTCGAATTTCACTTTACTTATTCCTGTAGGGCACGTTGACCATGGAAAAACCACTCTCACTGCCGCCATAACAAAGGTTCTCGCTGAGAAGGGTGGTGCCACCTTCACCGACTACGCTCAAATTGACAAGGCTCCCGAGGAGAAAGCCCGCGGTATCACTATCAACTCCACTCACGTCGAGTACGAAACGGAAACGCGTCATTATGGCCATATAGACTGCCCTGGACATGCGGATTGTGCGTGCTTATCGTGCACAACATTTTGTGACGTTAATGCCCCCCAGACATCAAGAATATGATCACTGGTGCTGCTCAAATGGACGGCGCTATCATCGTGGTCTCTGCAACGGACGGGCAAATGCCCCAGACTCGTGAACACTTACTGCTGGCTCGCCAAGTTGGAATCAATAAGCTCGTTGTCTTCATCAACAAGATTGATATGATTTCGGATCCGGAAATGCTCGAGCTGGTGGATATGGAAATGCGAGACCTTTTGTCGACATACAATTTCGACGGAGAGCACACGCCTATTGTTATGGGCTCTGCACTTGCCGCATTGGAAGGAAGGAATCCAGAAACGGGAGCCAACAAGGTTCAAGACCTGCTCAAAGCTTGCGATGAATGGCTTGACATTCCTACCCGTACGCACTGTTAAGTTTTAGTTTTAATCTGATGGCGGCGACTCACCCCTTCTTAAGGTGATCTTGAAAAGCCTTTCCTCATGCCTGTTGAAGGTATTCGCAACCAGAGCCGTACACCAACAGACACTGATTCTCTTACAAGAtgtcttctccatctccgGACGTGGGACTGTTGCTACCGGAAGAGTACGTGCATCGACACATCTTTTCGAACGTAGGTGTAAATCCAATTACTAGGTTGAACGCGGCACTGCAACCAAAGGTAGTGAAGTCGAGATTCTCGGAATGGGCGAGTCTTTCAAGACCACACTGACCGGCATTGGTGCGTTGATAACTTTCCAGTCACTCCCGTTCTGGTACTCAAACTTATCTCCAGAAATGTTCCACAAGGAGCTTGACCGAGTAAGATATGGaattacttccatctcaCACCAAGAGCACTGAACCGATGTGACAGGCTGAAGCTGGTGACAACATGGGTGCACTCCTTCGTGGTATCAAGCGAGAACAAGTTCACCGGGGACAGGTTATCATCGCGCCTGGATCGATGAAATCTATCAAGAAGTTCAGGGCTCAGGTTTATGTGAGTTTTGAAGTTTCGAAATGACTTCGACATCTCACATTCATTTGCTTCAAGGTCTTAACTAAGGACGAAGGTGCATTCGGCTTTTCCCTTTCAAATTCGTGTTAAGAGAATTCCGTGTAGGTGGTCGCTACACACCTTTCATGGAGGGTTATCGTCCCCAGCTATACCTTCGTACCGCTGATGTCACCGTCACCTTGAAGTTCGCCGACGGTACTCCCAGTGCTTCTGAAAAAATGGTTAGTTTTGTTCGTACTCGACATACTCAACGCCACTCATCACTGTTCTAGGCTATGCCTGGTGATAATGTCGAATTAGACTGTGAACTGGTTCATGATCTGGCTGTCGAAGTCGGCTCCCGGTATGTACTATAGCCTAGTGACGGGTGATAGCAATCTGACGAAAATCTAGATTCACTCTCCGTGAGgcacacaaaaacagtgagTGGTTCCACGACCTCCCTTCTCCCGACTAATGGTTATCTCTCGCAGTCGGGACTGGTGTTGTCACTAAGATTTTGGAATAAATGCTTCATCGTAGACACATTATGTGCCCCAACCCTACTCCGCTAAGAATTCCAAAGTCGTGGAGACCGGGACATGGAGAACGACGCGTTCTTTAGGTTTTTCATGTCTAGGCAACTTGTATATACATCGCTAAACGGATCCAAGATAGCGATATGACTTTATCTTATTCGCTTTATTAGTTATAGTTAGTAGTTACAACCTCCATTAAAATTTACGGGATGAGAATTGGAATAAGTTTTCTGTGGTGGCTTGGACTTATGACCCGTAAATATAAATTGCCTTCGGCTCCTAACTCACCAGAAACCTTCATGTTCCGACAACTTACATTTACTCGTTCTTCAGCTTGCTTGAGAAGGACAACGTTGCCAACACCGAGACTGGCTCTTCGTCGAACACTAATCAGTGTGTCCAAATTTTCTCTTGCTTCGCGTCCACGCGTGCTAATATTAACACAGCCAAAAAGTACACTGCGGAGCACGAATTGGTGGCTTTTGATGACACTAATGGACTTGGAACCATCTCAATCACCGACCATGCTCAGTCGTCCTTGGGGGACGTCGTTTTCGTCGAACTTCCAACCATAGGCACCGCCGTGAGACAAGGAGGTGAGTCTTCAAGCTTCGAAGACGACCTTTACTTACTGTTTGCCCCTTTCCCGTAGACCAAATTGGAGCGGTAGAAAGTGTCAAGGCAGCATCTGATATCGTGGGTTGACAACCATTATTACACCTTCCGTCTCTGAACTTGTGAAAGTATGCACCAGTTTCCGGGAAGATAGAGGAAATTAACGAAACCCTTTCGTCTCAACCTAATCTGCTGAACAAATCACCGGAAGGCAAAGGTCTTTATCACAACCCCCATTCAAACTATCTTAGTCGCTAATTTCTCGTTTGTGTTAGGATGGTTATGCAAAATAAAGCTTTCCGATCCTTCCGAGGTATGTGCTTATCACCGAATACGTAAAACACCATACCTAACATATACTAGATAGAGAAACTCATGACTGAGGAGGAGTACAAGAGCAGCTACGAGATAGTGTAAATTTTGCGTAGAGGACAATGCTCGTCAGATGGAGTTTACAGTTGAATGATATCACGGTGTGTACTGTATACGGACACAAAATATGCATTAAGATGAGGTTTCGGGCTCGTACTTGTACTTCTCTCCCCGTGCTTCCATTCGGTTCTTCGCCTCTTGTAACGCCCATGTCTGGATACTAGATAGGGCCAAGTAACGTAAACATGGTGTTCCGCATAGAGGAGGATGCGCACCTAGTGTCTGGCTTGTAATAGAGCACAACTCCCGCAAATGCCATCGAGCCAAACATGCCAATGTACCATATGTTTTCCCAGCTTTCTTTCACTCGTTTTAGCCCAGGTGGAGGAGGCTGGTTGGAGAACATGAGTAACCGGAAGAACGCAAGGATTTAAAACTCACTTTTTCACCGAAAAGCCAACCCGAAGGCTCATTGTATTGAGGAGCACCCCCGGAGGCAAACCGTTGACTCCGAAGATGAGAGGCACCGGCTCGCAAAGAGCGAAGAGGTAGTTGTGGTAACATGAAGAGTAACCTACAATTGTTTATTCCGTGTTTACACCTCGACTGAACCTTCACCCTCCCTCCATCTGTTGGCTGCATGATATTCCTCGATTGATGCTATATTCCTCATTCGAATACGGTCTTGTGGATGTCGATTTCGGAACTAACAAGAAATTCATTCCAGAGTGGGTTGTCGGCAGCCACCGTTCGTTCTGTCCTCTCCTTCAACTTGGACTCGTTTTCACCGTATTTTTGTCACAAGTGGGCGGGTCTTTGCAAGCTTTTCAACTCTAAAGATGTATCGCTACGCGATCAGGAAACAACAGAGACTGAAATAAGCAGTGTGTGGTCCCAAATTTACCGTATTTTACTGCCCTCACCCCGAGGTGACAAGATTCTGTTCTACTTTTGTTTAGGTCATATCTTGGCGACCCAGATTTGCACAGTTATCTCAAGTATGCCGTTCGAAACGGCTTGGTATCAGTGCCGGTATTTGTTGCAACACTTCTTCAGGCCGCGAGGTCGCCAGAACTCCACCACGGTGCTACATTGGACATGTTTTGTCGTATCGCGCTGGGTGCCCACTATTCTTCTGGTCTTCCATCCATCGGATCATTAGTTGCGTACGGAGAACCACCCAGTGCGATTCTAGGAATTATACAAGATGCATTTGCACTGCTCCGGACGGCCTACACACTGCCCATGTCTCATTTCCATCAATTGACGACTTCGTCTTCTGAACTCGTGGTCGGTCGGTTCTTTCATTGGAAAATGTCTGGTTGTTCTACTCAAGGCACTATTCCAGCTCTCTTATCGTGTATAACCGACATTTCGCAACTACCCACTGGTCAAGCAATGGCTCTCTTCGCAGATGTCAATGATCTGCTTCAAAATTTTCGCGTTGGTCAGGAGGTCAGACACGTCTTGGAATCGTTCGCGTTATCGTTAAGTCTAGCTATCGGCGACGATGCAAAAGTAGCTCGAGGATCCCAGATGATACATACGGAACCTTCTATTCGAGAAAAGGGTGACATGGTGGGGCACGGTTCGAATATTGATATTGCCGCTTTGAGTTTTGTTTTCCGGCATCTCGTGAGTGAATGGATATTCATTTCAATTTCATGTCTTACGCCCTATATCTAGGTAACTTTTCGAGGAACAGACCATGGAGCGGGAGGGGGAGACTATCCAGCGGCATTGCTTGTTGGAGTCTTTCGATGGACCTCGTGGACACCGGTCGTCTTCTACACCCAACTGTATCTGAGTGTTTTCACCTGTCTAATGCAATGTGCAGCTAATCCGGGCGCGTTGGTATGGAGAGCATTCATAATTGGCAGGGTACGGAGCACCACCGGTTAACCTTCTGAAGCGATATCTGAAACGGCCTAGCTTCCAAGCATCCTGCTGTCTTTCCAGAAATACGTTAACGCGGAAAATACAAATACAGTTGAAACGGATTGGGTGAAGTCCAAGTCTTTCAAGTCAGCGGGGCAGTACTGATCGTTCACCAGAAAATCGCACACCAGGCTGCATTTACGGCTTTACTCCGACGTAATGATCTGTTAATGATCGTGAATACCTTATTTTCGAAAATCGACAAACTAGAAGAGTGTGTATATAAAGTGCTTGAAGAAACCCGCGCGTTCATCTTTTTCCAGGCAGCGACAACTCCCTCGATCATTCATGCAACAGCAACTTGCTCTTGGCCTTATTGACCAGCGAATTGCTGTAAGCCTAGATTCTCGAATTTCCAACTTCCATGTGTCTACTCTCCAATCTGAAGCCGAAGAGGCTGGGTACACCCTCTCTGTGAGGTGTTCCTTTAACTCAATGCTTTCCACTGACTTTATTTGAAAGTCCTATCTTGAATGGAAACTCTCTCGCGACAGCCACGACGACACGGCATTATGGATGGATAAGATATGGAGCAACTGTGGAAGTCATGCCACATTCGCTGATTTTGTTTGCAAGGTACTGGGGGCTTTCACCACAGGGCTTTGAGATTTATTTGAAGCTGATTCCATAAAGCGTTTGACTGCATGCGCTGGTCATTTTGATATCGAAGGCCTTAGTCAGCTCTGCAAGAACCTGCATTCTCGCCACTACGCTGTGGATATACTGGCATTACATAGCAGGCTATCGGATCCAATTGCACATATCCTGCTTTTCTTAGAAGGCTATAATTGTGAGACCGTGGGTACGTGTATCTCGGTGGCTTCGTTTTCAATCATCCTCACCAGACCTTAGGAGATCCTCAAGGGGCAATGAATCTTTTGGGAGTAGTCGTGCTGTTCGTGCAGTCTATTCTAATACGGTTCAAGGTACCCAAATCATACCTGCCTTCACGAGACAGGGTCCACTGAGCTCTTTTCTAGCTCCACGGGAAACTTTTTGTTGTGAAAGACAGAAAACTGAACTGCGAGTATTTAATACAACCACCCAAAGTTCTTACGCAGGAAATGATTCCTCCTGAGGACCTCGGAACTTTCAAGGCTTGGTTAAAAACGCTGTTCGACAGTAGCAGTGAAGGCATAGAAGACACGATATTACGGTACGGccgttcttttctttttctccaaTGGGGCCCGACATCTATTGTCATAGTTCTACCCACCCAAAGGTTCTCTTGCGTCTGTCGCCAAATCTTTTATTACACGCCATCACAATGAATTTGGAAGGGAGAATTGACAACGATTTGCTAAACAACGGGGTCATGTATTTCATAGATCCCGTCTTGAATTGGACGCTCGTAAGCATCGTCAAAGCGTTACTGGAGGAGATTCAGAGGAGAAAGTAAGTTTGAGAATGGTAGGTCTTGGTCTTTCTAAGCCTTTCTTTAGATTCGACGCCCGTGTACATTTCGAGGTTCTTCAGACGATAGTGACATCTCAGTCATGTCCAAAGCCTGTGATAGTCCTCTGTGGACCATTGGTATTGGCTTTACTGAACAAAATAAAACAAGGTGCAAGTCACTACATGGGATCATTCAACGCAGAAATCGTTCACAACGCTGTCTCCGAGTTACTTGGGATTAAACAAGCTAGTCAGTCACCTTTCATTCCGCTGCAATGCGCGCGCGATGTTCAGCTCATGATATGGCATGTTCAGGTCTCATACAAAACTTGTTGACAACGAACAGACATGTAGGATGGCGCAATCAGCCTAAACTAGCCATTCAAGATGCTTTGGCCACCGCCAGAGCGGGCAAAGGTCCCTTCATAGACGTGGCACGCTGTTTGAGGATTGTGGCGCCGACGAGGTTCTTAGAGCTCTTGTGGTCCCAATTGATGAATGGTGCCGGGGTTGGTGGGTCCATGGAGGGCGGAAAGAGACTCGTCGTCCTGATTTTAACCTTACCATTGCCTGGCTCGCCACCTCTGTTTCCCCTCTTTATCAACACCGTGTTGCCTTCCCTAATCTCCCACATCGATCAACTTCCTGTTTCCGAGCAAGCGGCGCAGACGGAAATGCTTCAATCGATCATCACTTCTCTGTTCACCGCTGCAATTTCTACGGAGGTCGCCATGAGGACTGTATTAGGACAGCATGGACCAGTCCTTGGACAGCACAGTTCCGTAATGGCCCGACGTTTGGTGGCAGAATTGCGCACTCGGAAGCTGAGCTATACAAGCAGCAGCCTGTCTCAACGGTTGAGCACCTCCACCCCATGTGTAGCCAATTTTCCAATATTTATGGACTTAGAGTCATTGAAATAGTGTAACGACCACGAAATAACGTTGAGAGGGAGTTTTGCAAAGTTTTGTCTACTTAATTTTCTATTCATCAAAACAATTCATTCTGTAGTCCCCGGAGATGATGGAACTACCATTCGTGATCATCGGGACCCACATCGACATGCATTCTCTTGCGGGTTGCAAATTTGACTCCTTTTGATGTCCATAGTAGGTTACAGTGGTTCAGATCAAAAACCAATGAATGCGTGTAGCAAGATTAAACTTGCCACCATGAGATATTCGTCCGGACGAGAGATTTTCGCGTATTCAGGTTGTATCATGCAAGAATGCGTAAGGCCTTGCTGGTATGTGAAGGAACCGGCGTAAATTTGTGTTCGCCGCCACATGATCATGGATGGATGCGCCACTGTGGATTTCTGAAATTAGCCAGACATGAAGTCCGCGCAAGGTCAACACGCCTCCAAGGTCCAGAATAGATTGTCGAACATCATCTGAGGACATCGCTGAAGGAACACCATGGAGTAGA
Proteins encoded in this window:
- the TUF1 gene encoding translation elongation factor Tu, with the translated sequence MLRVAACKALPRSFASFPLLSSSFSRFSSPLTIAAHRGYASFNREKPHMNIGTIGHVDHGKTTLTAAITKVLAEKGGATFTDYAQIDKAPEEKARGITINSTHVEYETETRHYGHIDCPGHADYIKNMITGAAQMDGAIIVVSATDGQMPQTREHLLLARQVGINKLVVFINKIDMISDPEMLELVDMEMRDLLSTYNFDGEHTPIVMGSALAALEGRNPETGANKVQDLLKACDEWLDIPTRDLEKPFLMPVEDVFSISGRGTVATGRVERGTATKGSEVEILGMGESFKTTLTGIEMFHKELDRAEAGDNMGALLRGIKREQVHRGQVIIAPGSMKSIKKFRAQVYVLTKDEGGRYTPFMEGYRPQLYLRTADVTVTLKFADGTPSASEKMAMPGDNVELDCELVHDLAVEVGSRFTLREAHKNIGTGVVTKILE
- a CDS encoding uncharacterized protein (BUSCO:EOG09264SUZ), giving the protein MRIGISFLWWLGLMTRKYKLPSAPNSPETFMFRQLTFTRSSACLRRTTLPTPRLALRRTLITKKYTAEHELVAFDDTNGLGTISITDHAQSSLGDVVFVELPTIGTAVRQGDQIGAVESVKAASDIYAPVSGKIEEINETLSSQPNLLNKSPEGKGWLCKIKLSDPSEIEKLMTEEEYKSSYEIV
- a CDS encoding uncharacterized protein (BUSCO:EOG092643S6) — its product is MSNREELIRNAVAFLSDPKSQASPLTQRIQFLEAKGLTPPEIDLAIRQAATNQTAAAHPGFGYPYPASQWDWRDYFIGAVVSGTLAYGAVSLFKKFLLPHLQPPTATVYEEDRDALTAQFDAAEALLKEIQAETTAIRSAVDEQKERVDKTVRDVEAVVTEMRQAESTTRNEMREIRDEIDTIREMLPKMMEKNKESHGQSMAELQQELKSLKALLMSRGPSISNVPSPAPLIGRPSIPAWQLSNTPTMSTPTMDPALPNGTNNEKGKQADSS